In Coregonus clupeaformis isolate EN_2021a unplaced genomic scaffold, ASM2061545v1 scaf2135, whole genome shotgun sequence, one DNA window encodes the following:
- the LOC121532534 gene encoding noggin produces the protein MNELVNWLRSVSLCWTYLLVFLTSATSVIPNQEQVRRETPTGQKYTDFDDVSFLRTRSSSFVSSSQLIRPYSLSMNEENYHYTPKPKHLRHNRLLRILGSSFDPFWMSIERPAEARVWTSEGESVDTDASGGQTASRGDPHALPNYTTNEGFNFGESPELTEGAARYQRKLEKEAEDLDLSELPADVASTLRDWLVGSATCGMRYQWVKLAPVFWPRWLRHTDCEKSGGSRSCSFPSGMACRQAQTTQIKILAWHCWSSEEGGGDGLRGMAGIDRGTVVVGTGVAGRKCLWRQVPYPVVTACKCSCK, from the coding sequence ATGAACGAATTGGTGAATTGGTTAAGGAGCGTTTCCCTGTGCTGGACATATCTGCTTGTCTTTCTCACCAGCGCAACTTCAGTGATTCCCAACCAGGAGCAGGTGCGCAGGGAAACTCCTACAGGCCAAAAATACACTGATTTCGATGATGTATCCTTTCTACGGACCAGATCAAGTAGTTTCGTATCTTCTTCGCAGCTGATTCGTCCATATTCACTCTCGATGAATGAGGAGAACTACCATTACACACCGAAACCCAAACACCTGCGGCACAACCGGCTCCTGCGCATTTTGGGCTCGTCTTTCGATCCGTTCTGGATGTCCATAGAACGCCCAGCCGAAGCAAGGGTTTGGACGTCGGAGGGGGAAAGCGTCGACACGGATGCGTCTGGTGGTCAAACTGCGTCTCGTGGTGACCCGCACGCCTTACCAAACTACACCACCAACGAGGGGTTCAACTTCGGCGAGTCTCCAGAGCTGACAGAGGGCGCAGCGCGCTACCAACGAAAACTAGAAAAGGAAGCAGAGGATTTGGATTTGAGTGAGCTTCCCGCAGACGTTGCCAGCACTCTGCGTGACTGGCTGGTCGGCTCCGCCACCTGTGGAATGCGCTACCAGTGGGTAAAATTAGCTCCGGTGTTCTGGCCCCGCTGGTTGCGCCACACCGACTGCGAAAAATCTGGTGGCTCGCGGAGTTGCTCTTTCCCCAGCGGGATGGCATGCCGCCAGGCCCAAACCACACAGATAAAGATTCTGGCCTGGCACTGCTGGAGCAGCGAAGAGGGAGGCGGGGATGGGTTAAGAGGGATGGCCGGGATCGACAGGGGGACTGTGGTGGTGGGGACAGGTGTTGCAGGCAGAAAGTGTTTGTGGAGGCAGGTGCCTTATCCTGTGGTTACAGCGTGTAAATGTTCATGCAAATAG